A DNA window from Maribellus comscasis contains the following coding sequences:
- a CDS encoding TetR/AcrR family transcriptional regulator — protein MAKPEIKSIIISAATQYFSKFGFYKTTMDEIAKHIHKAKGVLYYHYNSKEELFNEVLKQELSTVKSELQKVVNSDEDALTVLNNYFFKRLELLHESVNYHETLKADFFEKYHFVEEVREDFTTFERNNFYQMLKKGEDEGVLHFNNIDSTVNILLMLVNSMEVPLFLQNKYSEYIHTIKELAEFLVKGLKS, from the coding sequence ATGGCAAAACCAGAAATCAAATCGATAATAATAAGTGCTGCCACTCAGTATTTTTCAAAATTCGGGTTTTATAAAACAACGATGGATGAGATTGCCAAACACATCCATAAAGCAAAAGGAGTTTTATATTATCACTATAATAGCAAGGAAGAATTATTTAACGAAGTATTAAAGCAGGAGCTTAGTACCGTAAAATCTGAGTTACAGAAGGTTGTTAATTCTGATGAAGATGCTTTAACTGTTCTTAATAACTATTTTTTTAAAAGGCTTGAGTTATTGCATGAATCTGTAAATTACCATGAAACTTTGAAAGCCGATTTTTTTGAAAAATATCATTTTGTAGAGGAAGTTAGGGAAGACTTTACCACGTTTGAGAGAAATAATTTTTATCAGATGCTAAAAAAAGGTGAGGATGAAGGGGTATTGCATTTTAATAATATTGACTCAACAGTAAATATCCTGTTAATGCTGGTCAACTCCATGGAAGTACCGTTATTCCTTCAAAATAAATATTCCGAGTACATTCATACAATTAAAGAACTTGCAGAATTTCTTGTAAAAGGATTAAAATCTTAA
- a CDS encoding recombinase family protein, with the protein MSDLSQFKQFAPQAPKQFQEGNNAVIYTRVSSADQEDNTSLASQKRYCEKYAQKRGLNIVGYFGGTFESAKTDDRKEFNRMLTFVKRSKNVNYVIVYSYERFSRSGISGASIADDLLKKYGVITLATSQELDPTTPSGSFQQKILFLFGQMDNELRRDKVVTGMRELLTKGYWVWAPPRGYKDLNKGRATERKLVVNEEGKILKKAFEWKAYLQLPNVEIGRRLKRLGVEISEKRLINLFLNPFYCGLITSKMLPGQVIEGRHESLISKELFLAVHNIRQEKRTQGFVHDRDNENLPLKVFTKCDKCGQTMTGYLAKKKGIYYYKCRTKGCRVNRSAKGMHELFRNVLKTFQIGKEEVDIIKVQLEEQMSVFFKSQMENATSLKAKLTETRKKLNAIEERFVVGEIDRSLYEKFRPKYEKECFEIEQELNKTSGYSSNLKKVIDFAVKICRNPFLLWDSGDLNSKKVFQNLLFPEGIYYNREFDLVRTPRINTFFSPIPELARVLNGQKKGDSIKIDKIPAWVNPTVQNSNHLIAELKLLGDILAL; encoded by the coding sequence ATGAGTGATTTAAGTCAGTTTAAACAATTTGCTCCGCAAGCTCCAAAACAATTTCAGGAAGGGAATAATGCAGTAATATATACCCGTGTATCATCAGCCGATCAGGAAGATAATACAAGTTTGGCTTCACAAAAAAGATACTGTGAAAAGTATGCCCAAAAAAGAGGATTGAATATAGTTGGTTACTTTGGTGGAACATTTGAATCAGCTAAAACAGACGACCGTAAAGAATTCAATCGGATGTTGACCTTTGTAAAACGTTCAAAAAATGTCAATTACGTAATTGTTTATTCCTATGAACGTTTTTCCCGTTCAGGTATCTCCGGAGCATCAATCGCCGACGATTTACTTAAAAAATACGGTGTAATTACTCTTGCTACCTCACAAGAACTTGACCCCACAACTCCTTCCGGCTCTTTTCAGCAAAAAATATTATTCTTGTTTGGCCAGATGGATAATGAATTGCGAAGGGACAAAGTGGTCACCGGTATGCGTGAATTGTTAACGAAAGGCTATTGGGTGTGGGCTCCTCCACGTGGATATAAGGATTTGAACAAAGGGAGGGCAACTGAGCGCAAATTGGTTGTTAACGAAGAAGGTAAAATTCTCAAAAAGGCTTTTGAATGGAAAGCTTATCTCCAACTACCTAACGTTGAAATTGGCAGGCGCTTAAAACGATTGGGGGTAGAAATATCGGAAAAGAGACTGATTAACCTGTTTTTAAATCCGTTTTACTGTGGCCTTATAACTAGCAAAATGCTTCCGGGGCAGGTGATCGAGGGTAGGCACGAATCATTAATTTCAAAGGAATTGTTTTTGGCAGTTCATAATATTCGGCAAGAAAAAAGAACTCAGGGTTTTGTCCACGATAGGGATAATGAAAACCTACCCTTAAAAGTATTCACGAAATGTGATAAATGTGGCCAGACTATGACTGGCTATTTGGCGAAAAAGAAGGGAATATATTATTACAAGTGCAGGACTAAAGGTTGCAGAGTCAACCGGAGTGCCAAGGGGATGCATGAATTATTTCGGAATGTGTTAAAAACTTTTCAGATTGGGAAAGAAGAGGTTGATATTATTAAGGTGCAATTGGAAGAACAGATGTCGGTATTTTTTAAATCCCAAATGGAGAATGCCACATCATTAAAAGCCAAACTGACAGAGACAAGAAAAAAATTGAATGCCATTGAAGAACGGTTTGTTGTTGGCGAGATAGACCGAAGCCTGTATGAAAAATTCAGACCGAAATATGAAAAGGAGTGTTTCGAAATTGAGCAAGAACTTAACAAGACAAGCGGATACAGTTCGAACCTCAAAAAAGTGATAGATTTTGCAGTGAAAATATGCAGGAATCCCTTTCTATTGTGGGATTCCGGTGATTTAAACAGTAAAAAGGTATTTCAGAATTTGTTGTTTCCGGAAGGAATCTACTATAACCGTGAATTTGACCTGGTTCGAACCCCAAGAATTAATACTTTTTTTTCACCAATCCCTGAATTAGCAAGGGTTTTGAACGGACAAAAAAAAGGGGATTCTATCAAAATTGATAAAATCCCCGCTTGGGTGAACCCTACGGTACAAAATTCGAACCATTTGATTGCAGAACTAAAGCTTTTGGGAGACATCTTAGCTTTATGA
- a CDS encoding 1-acyl-sn-glycerol-3-phosphate acyltransferase: MNYINISHIIKNSNSKFLKRLPDFSIRIIAWIVRQEEINRILKKYEGFEGVDFLPKIIEELEINVECAGLENLPENGKCFFVANHPFGLLDGLILTNIVGTKYGHLKAIGNDAFMFVPNLRPIVSNVNVFGKNPKKYFVELNNVFASDAPITHFPYGLVSRIYKLKIQDKFWHKSFITKAIQHKRNIIPVRFYGRNSYLFYSIFLLRQVVKIKINLELILLPHELFRKRGKTIKVTIGEMIQYSDLETSMSHWDWAQKIRNEVYSHKNN; this comes from the coding sequence ATGAATTATATCAATATATCACATATTATAAAAAATAGTAATTCGAAATTTCTGAAAAGACTACCTGATTTCTCTATTCGAATAATTGCCTGGATTGTTAGACAAGAGGAAATAAACCGGATTCTAAAAAAATATGAAGGATTTGAGGGCGTTGACTTTCTGCCTAAAATAATTGAAGAGTTGGAAATTAATGTGGAATGTGCAGGACTGGAAAATTTACCGGAAAATGGAAAATGCTTTTTTGTTGCCAATCACCCTTTCGGACTGCTTGACGGTTTAATCCTTACAAATATTGTTGGTACAAAATACGGACATTTAAAAGCTATTGGAAACGATGCTTTTATGTTTGTTCCAAACTTAAGACCAATAGTCTCAAATGTCAATGTATTTGGGAAAAATCCTAAAAAATACTTTGTTGAATTAAACAATGTCTTTGCTTCTGATGCACCAATAACACATTTCCCTTATGGGCTTGTATCTAGAATTTATAAACTAAAGATACAAGATAAATTTTGGCATAAAAGTTTTATTACAAAAGCAATTCAACATAAAAGAAACATTATTCCGGTGCGATTTTATGGACGAAATTCTTATCTGTTTTATTCCATATTTTTACTCAGGCAAGTAGTAAAAATTAAAATCAATTTGGAACTGATATTGCTTCCGCATGAACTATTTCGTAAAAGGGGAAAAACAATTAAAGTTACAATTGGTGAGATGATTCAATACAGTGATTTGGAAACATCTATGTCGCATTGGGACTGGGCACAAAAGATTCGTAATGAAGTTTATTCCCATAAAAACAATTAG
- a CDS encoding NAD(P)H-binding protein, translating into MNLTIFGGTAETGILVIKKALEAEYRVTAFARNPAKISFQDKILKS; encoded by the coding sequence ATGAATTTAACAATCTTTGGTGGAACAGCCGAGACAGGAATACTTGTTATTAAAAAAGCCTTGGAAGCCGAATATCGAGTGACTGCTTTCGCACGCAACCCGGCAAAAATATCCTTTCAAGATAAAATCTTAAAATCATAA
- a CDS encoding winged helix-turn-helix transcriptional regulator encodes MKKSVHTDCSSAMLPVRDAIDVISGKWKLLILISISSGNHRFTEIQKSIPKITAKVLSNELKDLEQNKLIERKIIEGYPVMIEYNTSSYAETLGDVIKALRDWGINHRKKITGK; translated from the coding sequence ATGAAAAAATCTGTTCACACTGATTGTTCCTCTGCAATGTTGCCAGTTAGAGACGCAATAGATGTTATTAGCGGAAAATGGAAGTTGTTGATTCTGATTTCAATCTCATCAGGGAATCATCGATTTACTGAAATACAAAAAAGCATTCCTAAAATCACGGCTAAAGTTTTATCCAATGAATTAAAAGATCTTGAACAAAATAAACTGATAGAAAGAAAAATTATTGAAGGCTATCCTGTGATGATAGAATACAATACGTCCTCTTATGCTGAAACACTGGGTGATGTTATTAAAGCTTTAAGAGATTGGGGAATAAATCACAGAAAAAAAATAACAGGAAAATAA
- a CDS encoding DoxX family protein — protein MKSKKVVYWITTSVIGLMMVFSAFNYFTSIEAIEGMARLGFQPFFVKELGFFKILGVLALVIPQVPIKIKEWAYAGFGIVFISAFWAHVNAGDPVSMSSMPIIFLVLLIVSNIYLNKIKVSK, from the coding sequence ATGAAATCAAAAAAAGTAGTTTATTGGATAACAACATCCGTTATTGGCTTGATGATGGTATTTAGCGCCTTCAATTACTTTACAAGTATAGAAGCAATAGAAGGTATGGCCCGGCTTGGATTTCAGCCTTTCTTCGTTAAAGAATTAGGATTCTTTAAAATCTTAGGTGTTTTGGCGCTTGTTATACCACAAGTTCCAATTAAAATAAAAGAATGGGCTTATGCCGGTTTTGGAATTGTTTTTATATCTGCATTCTGGGCACATGTAAATGCAGGTGACCCAGTTTCTATGTCTTCAATGCCTATCATTTTCCTGGTATTGCTTATAGTATCTAACATCTATTTGAATAAAATAAAAGTTTCGAAATGA
- a CDS encoding NAD(P)-dependent oxidoreductase, translating to MIGADVVISVLGPTGKTKGLNISTGIKNIISAMERNDVKRFIATATPSFKVPNDKFQFSFSLAIFMIKTLAKDAYCDIVATGEAVSNSQLDWTLVRIPMLSRKPGTGKLNIGYTGTDNVKVFSLSREDLADFLIKQINDKNYLKKAPVISN from the coding sequence ATGATTGGTGCTGATGTGGTTATCAGCGTTTTGGGGCCAACTGGAAAGACGAAAGGATTGAATATTTCTACAGGTATAAAAAATATCATTTCGGCAATGGAAAGAAATGATGTGAAACGTTTTATAGCAACAGCAACGCCAAGTTTTAAAGTCCCAAATGATAAATTTCAGTTTAGCTTTTCGCTTGCCATTTTTATGATAAAAACTTTAGCAAAAGATGCTTATTGTGATATAGTGGCAACCGGAGAAGCCGTTTCAAATAGTCAGTTAGATTGGACTTTAGTACGCATACCAATGCTGAGCAGAAAACCAGGAACAGGAAAACTGAATATCGGTTATACAGGAACCGATAATGTTAAAGTATTTTCGCTTTCAAGGGAAGACTTGGCTGATTTTTTAATTAAACAAATTAACGATAAAAATTATTTGAAAAAGGCACCTGTTATAAGCAATTAA
- a CDS encoding TetR/AcrR family transcriptional regulator — translation MFRNNTKDTKELILKIAMQVFAKYGFQKTSINDIANAAFRSKGSVHYYFKNKNELFLKVVEKEFQLLRTELEIVAMSELNGKLKLTNYIITRMKILVKLSYISDAIKNGYMDYEYFAGKIRKKFDDEEILLVKGIISNGIINGEFEERDEEQTAYVIVSALKGLEELLMVNIKCSECDINLDYMIQVLLKGIEKR, via the coding sequence ATGTTTAGAAATAATACCAAGGATACAAAAGAACTTATTTTAAAAATTGCGATGCAGGTATTTGCTAAATATGGATTTCAGAAAACCTCAATTAATGATATTGCCAACGCTGCATTCAGATCAAAAGGTTCAGTTCACTATTATTTCAAAAATAAGAATGAGTTATTTCTGAAAGTTGTTGAAAAAGAGTTTCAATTATTACGCACAGAATTAGAGATAGTTGCGATGTCAGAATTAAACGGTAAACTGAAATTGACTAATTACATTATTACACGAATGAAAATTCTTGTGAAATTATCTTACATCTCAGATGCGATAAAAAATGGCTATATGGATTATGAATATTTTGCAGGAAAAATCAGGAAGAAATTCGATGATGAAGAGATTTTATTAGTAAAAGGGATAATATCAAATGGTATAATAAATGGTGAGTTTGAAGAAAGGGATGAAGAGCAAACTGCCTATGTTATTGTGTCAGCACTGAAAGGACTTGAGGAACTTTTAATGGTCAATATTAAATGTAGTGAGTGTGATATAAATCTCGATTACATGATTCAGGTTTTATTAAAAGGAATTGAGAAAAGATAG
- a CDS encoding efflux RND transporter periplasmic adaptor subunit — protein MKQLNWFFAVSALILAGCSTGNSNIDKIVRGKGIPVKVSEIGKSINATDHMYIGTIEESFSVPLSFLVTGTAEKVLVDEGQMVKKGQLLAILNNESYQNMYQVALSKAKQAEDAYNRLEPMYKKGSLPEIKYVEIKTGLDQAHSLASISEKNLNDCNLYAPADGIVGRRMIEPGMSIIPGKPVFQLVKIDKVNVKIPVPENEIAGIQKGQEAYVKVSALGDRKFEGEVTEIGVLSNPLSHTYNIKVALNNPDKILKPGMVCKVSINNPVMGNRIVVPLSVIQVGGDKSKYVYVANSSKDKVVKRNVELGSLASNGVVITSGLSAGDLLITEGYQKINESTTIQIVR, from the coding sequence ATGAAACAATTAAATTGGTTTTTTGCCGTAAGCGCATTAATCCTTGCCGGTTGCAGCACCGGAAATTCAAACATTGATAAAATTGTGCGGGGGAAAGGCATTCCTGTTAAAGTAAGTGAAATCGGTAAAAGTATTAATGCTACCGATCATATGTATATTGGAACCATTGAAGAATCCTTTTCTGTTCCTCTGAGTTTTTTGGTTACCGGAACTGCAGAAAAAGTCCTTGTGGATGAAGGACAAATGGTAAAAAAAGGTCAGTTACTGGCAATTCTTAACAATGAAAGTTATCAAAATATGTATCAGGTTGCATTATCAAAGGCTAAGCAAGCAGAGGATGCGTACAACCGGCTGGAGCCTATGTATAAAAAAGGGAGCCTGCCTGAAATTAAATATGTAGAAATAAAAACCGGTCTGGATCAAGCTCATTCACTGGCATCAATTTCAGAAAAAAATCTTAATGACTGTAATCTTTATGCCCCTGCGGATGGGATCGTCGGCAGAAGGATGATAGAACCAGGAATGAGTATAATTCCCGGCAAACCGGTTTTTCAATTGGTAAAGATTGACAAAGTAAATGTAAAAATTCCTGTCCCTGAAAATGAAATTGCCGGGATACAAAAAGGACAGGAAGCATATGTAAAAGTAAGTGCTTTAGGTGACCGGAAGTTTGAAGGAGAGGTAACAGAAATTGGTGTATTGTCTAACCCACTTTCTCATACCTATAATATTAAAGTTGCACTAAATAACCCGGACAAGATATTAAAACCCGGAATGGTTTGTAAAGTAAGCATCAATAATCCTGTAATGGGGAACAGAATTGTTGTTCCACTTTCAGTTATACAGGTTGGAGGGGACAAGAGTAAATATGTATATGTAGCCAACTCAAGTAAAGATAAAGTGGTTAAAAGAAATGTTGAGCTAGGCTCTTTAGCTAGCAACGGCGTGGTTATAACAAGCGGCTTATCTGCAGGTGATCTGCTTATTACCGAAGGGTACCAGAAAATAAACGAGAGCACAACCATCCAAATCGTAAGATAA
- a CDS encoding patatin-like phospholipase family protein, with protein MDMKKNVALVLGSGGARGLAHIGVINELEEQGFIITSVSGTSIGSLIGGFCAMGKLNELTEWLTTLQKKDVYSLMDPTLSTNGLLKAEKVFRKLNTIIPDVLIEDMNIPYAAVATDVINREEVIFTKGSFYKAARASIAIPTIITPVISENSILVDGGLLNPIPANRVKRTEGDILVVVNLYDSNNPDILLYEEDVKKHLAPQKSSISNIVILNNSINNIIKRIQDFIPTGNKNSQGYYSLIQFTTSAMLEQISKLSIELNKPDILINIPFDAARTFEFYKAKELIEAGRKAARICIKQYQNINDN; from the coding sequence ATGGATATGAAAAAAAATGTTGCATTGGTTTTGGGAAGTGGCGGAGCAAGAGGCTTAGCTCACATTGGTGTAATTAACGAACTCGAAGAGCAGGGATTCATTATCACATCAGTTAGTGGCACTTCAATCGGTTCATTAATTGGTGGATTTTGTGCTATGGGGAAATTAAATGAATTGACAGAATGGCTTACTACACTTCAAAAAAAGGATGTTTACAGTTTGATGGACCCCACCTTAAGCACGAATGGTCTGTTAAAGGCTGAAAAGGTTTTTAGAAAATTGAATACAATAATTCCGGATGTTCTTATTGAAGATATGAATATTCCGTATGCGGCAGTTGCAACCGATGTAATAAACAGAGAAGAAGTTATATTTACCAAAGGTAGTTTTTATAAGGCTGCGAGAGCATCTATTGCAATCCCCACAATTATTACACCAGTCATATCAGAAAACAGTATTCTTGTTGATGGTGGATTGCTTAATCCAATCCCAGCTAATCGAGTAAAAAGAACAGAAGGCGATATTTTAGTTGTTGTTAATTTGTATGACAGCAATAACCCGGATATATTGTTGTATGAAGAAGACGTTAAGAAACATCTTGCTCCCCAAAAATCATCGATTAGTAATATAGTTATCCTAAACAATAGCATAAATAATATTATAAAGAGAATACAGGACTTTATTCCAACAGGTAATAAAAACAGCCAGGGGTACTATTCGCTGATTCAGTTTACAACTTCTGCTATGCTTGAACAGATTTCAAAATTATCTATAGAGTTGAACAAACCTGATATATTGATAAATATTCCTTTTGATGCAGCAAGAACGTTTGAATTTTACAAGGCAAAGGAGTTGATAGAAGCAGGAAGGAAGGCTGCAAGAATCTGTATAAAACAATACCAAAATATTAACGATAATTAA
- a CDS encoding cystathionine gamma-synthase yields the protein MKFSTKTIHAGQRADKATGAVVVPIYQTSTYKQDELNVHKGFEYSRTGNPTRQALEECLAALEDGRFGLAFSSGLAAEHAVLSTLKPGDHVIAAEDMYGGTYRLFEQVFKPFGLRFSYVGGSVRDFENAITAETKLFWIESPTNPLLRIADISAVSAIAHGKNIKVVVDNTFASPYFQQPLALGADLVVHSTTKYIGGHSDIVGGALIVNDEAWHDRLKFLQNAVGAIPGAFDSWLALRGLKTLSVRMKQHEENAHKIAEFLENHPSVTQVYYPGLSSDRFHLLAKQQMNGFGGMVSFKLKNGDEKSVNYFLKNLKIISLAESLGGVESLICYPAAMTHGSIPEKKRNAIGVSNDLVRLSAGIENVEDLIEDLAQSLDYFEKELR from the coding sequence ATGAAATTTTCAACAAAAACAATCCATGCCGGACAAAGAGCCGACAAAGCCACCGGCGCAGTAGTGGTGCCAATTTACCAAACTTCCACTTACAAACAAGATGAACTAAATGTGCACAAGGGATTCGAATATTCCCGTACCGGAAACCCCACGCGGCAGGCATTGGAAGAATGCCTTGCAGCCCTTGAAGATGGCCGTTTTGGGCTTGCGTTTTCATCGGGCCTGGCGGCTGAACATGCGGTACTTTCAACGTTAAAGCCAGGCGACCATGTAATAGCTGCGGAAGATATGTATGGTGGCACTTACCGCTTGTTTGAACAGGTTTTTAAGCCCTTTGGACTCCGGTTTAGTTATGTGGGTGGCAGCGTCCGTGATTTTGAAAATGCAATAACAGCGGAAACCAAATTGTTCTGGATTGAATCGCCTACCAATCCACTCTTACGGATTGCTGACATTTCAGCGGTGTCGGCAATTGCACACGGTAAAAACATAAAAGTTGTAGTTGACAACACTTTCGCTTCACCTTATTTTCAACAACCTTTGGCTTTAGGTGCCGACCTTGTTGTGCACAGCACCACAAAATATATCGGGGGCCATTCCGATATTGTGGGCGGCGCGTTAATCGTCAATGATGAAGCATGGCACGACCGGTTAAAATTCCTGCAAAATGCCGTTGGCGCAATTCCCGGTGCATTCGACAGTTGGCTGGCGCTCAGGGGACTAAAAACCCTTTCGGTAAGAATGAAACAACATGAAGAAAACGCTCATAAAATTGCTGAATTTCTTGAAAACCATCCATCAGTTACACAGGTTTATTATCCAGGATTATCATCTGACCGTTTTCATCTCCTCGCCAAACAACAAATGAACGGTTTTGGAGGTATGGTTTCTTTTAAATTAAAAAACGGGGATGAAAAATCTGTTAACTACTTTTTAAAGAATTTAAAAATTATATCGCTTGCCGAAAGCCTGGGCGGGGTCGAATCTTTAATTTGTTACCCTGCCGCAATGACACACGGCTCCATCCCCGAAAAAAAGCGGAACGCTATTGGGGTTTCAAATGATTTGGTCCGGCTTTCAGCAGGAATTGAAAATGTAGAAGATTTAATTGAAGACCTGGCGCAAAGTTTAGATTATTTTGAAAAGGAACTTCGATAG